From Pyxicephalus adspersus chromosome 7, UCB_Pads_2.0, whole genome shotgun sequence, a single genomic window includes:
- the STK16 gene encoding serine/threonine-protein kinase 16, whose protein sequence is MGANLCICSRGVLTIENKRYLFVEKLGEGGFSYVDLVEGVHDGRFYALKRILCHDREDRKEALHEVEMHRMFNHPNILHLVGHCMIEKGPKWEAWLLLPYVKRGTLWNEVEALRDKNTFLPEEKILYILHGICRGLKAIHDQGYAHRDLKPTNVLLEDDDRPLLMDLGSMNHARIEVSGSRQAMSVQDWAAQRCTISYRAPELFNVESNCVIDERTDIWSLGCVLYSMMFGEGPYDMIFQKGDSVALAVQNSIIIPENDRYSQGLESLLSSMMVVNHLERPHISTILSQLETLYPIVDGQATTRI, encoded by the exons ATGGGCGCTAATCTGTGTATCTGCTCACGGGGGGTCCTAACCATTGAAAACAAGCGTTACCTCTTTGTAGAGAAGCTGGGAGAGGG AGGTTTCAGCTATGTAGATCTGGTTGAAGGGGTCCACGATGGACGTTTTTATGCCCTGAAACGCATACTATGCCACGACCGGGAGGATCGCAAGGAGGCGCTTCATGAAGTGGAGATGCATCGAATGTTCAACCATCCCAATATCCTGCATCTGGTGGGGCATTGCATGATAGAGAAGGGACCTAAGTGGGAAGCATGGCTTCTGCTTCCTTATGTTAAG AGAGGAACCCTATGGAATGAAGTTGAAGCCTTGCGAGATAAGAACACTTTCCTACCCGAGGAGaaaattctgtacattttacatGGGATATGTAGGGGACTTAAAGCAATTCATGATCAGGGTTACGCTCACAG AGACTTAAAGCCAACTAATGTGCTGCTGGAGGATGATGATCGGCCCCTGTTGATGGATCTGGGCTCTATGAATCATGCTCGTATTGAAGTatcagggtcaaggcaggcaatGTCAGTGCAG GACTGGGCGGCACAGCGATGTACCATCTCCTACCGGGCCCCTGAACTTTTCAACGTGGAAAGTAATTGTGTGATTGACGAGAGGACCGATATCTGG TCGCTCGGTTGTGTGCTGTATTCCATGATGTTCGGAGAGGGACCATATGACATGATATTCCAGAAAGGAGACAGTGTGGCCTTGGCTGTGCAAAACAGCATCATCATCCCTGAAAATGACAG ATACTCCCAAGGCCTTGAGTCCCTTCTTTCCTCCATGATGGTTGTGAATCATTTAGAAAGGCCACACATCTCCACAATCCTCAGCCAGCTGGAGACGCTGTACCCCATTGTTGATGGACAAGCCACCACCAGGATATGA
- the GLB1L gene encoding beta-galactosidase-1-like protein has translation MGTAILCLLLVCCFCDQVQGDPSFTIDYTRDCFLKDGSCFRYISGSIHYFRVPPIYWKDRLLKMYMTGLNAIQVYVPWNFHEPQPGMFNFDGDRDLEHFLDLTVELGLLVILRPGPYICAEWDMGGLPAWLLHKKNIALRTSDPDYLNAVDSWLSVLLPKIRPRLYCNGGNIISLQVENEYGSFHACDYSYLRHLQTIFRVYLGDDVVLFTTDGNTNKELKCGTLQGLLATVDFGPVDNATKAFKLLRRVQPRGPLVNSEYYTGWLDYWGEKHASSSAEQVSRGLQDILETGASVNMYMFEGGTNFGYWNGADFKNTYKPITTSYDYDAPMTEAGDPTDKLMAIRSIISKFRSVPEGPFPPPTPKYYYGLVSLNKIGDLVDFLDVFSRGEPFVTQYPITFEDVKQVFGFVLYRTHLPFDIPFFIPLSSQLNGVHDRAYISVGGRFYGVLERDSISDVNVTGNAGEWLDVLVENMGRINFGADVNDFKGLVGNLTLGGDILTDWVMYSLDIDGPIAAGWPYVPDNHIRMNPQWQSRTGATFYSGTFQITAVGDTFLKLSKWTKGQVWINGFNVGRYWPARGPQITLYVPSNILSLSQPNRITILELERAPDWPIAVFLDRPILNGTLPRR, from the exons ATGGGCACTGCCATCCTCTGCTTGCTGTTGGTCTGCTGTTTCTGTGATCAG GTCCAAGGTGACCCATCGTTCACCATAGACTACACCAGAGACTGCTTCCTGAAAGATGGATCATGCTTCCGGTATATTTCAGGGAGCATTCACTATTTCCGAGTGCCACCCATATACTGGAAGGACAGGCTTCTAAAGATGTACATGACCGGACTGAATGCCATTCAGGT ATATGTGCCCTGGAATTTCCATGAGCCTCAGCCTGGAATGTTTAACTTTGATGGAGATCGGGATCTGGAGCATTTCCTTGACCTGACCGTGGAACTTGGCCTGCTTGTCATCCTTAGACCTGGACCTTATATCTGTGCAGAATGGGACatg GGAGGACTTCCAGCCTGGCTCCTGCATAAGAAGAATATAGCTCTGCGGACCTCAGATCCAG ATTACTTGAATGCTGTGGACTCTTGGCTATCTGTCCTGCTTCCCAAAATCCGTCCACGCCTATACTGCAATGGGGGAAACATCATCAGCCTCCAG GTGGAAAATGAATATGGCAGCTTTCATGCTTGTGATTATAGTTACCTGCGCCATCTGCAAACCATATTTCGAGTCTACCTGGGTGATGATGTAGTGCTGTTTACAACTGATGGCAATACAAACAAAGAGCTCAAGTGTGGGACTTTGCAGGGACTCTTGGCCACTGTGGACTTTGGACCAG tggACAACGCTACAAAAGCCTTTAAATTACTGCGAAGAGTGCAACCCAGGGGACCTCTG GTGAATTCTGAGTATTACACAGGTTGGCTGGATTACTGGGGGGAGAAACATGCTAGCAGCTCAGCTGAACAAGTAAGCCGAGGTCTACAGGACATACTGGAAACTGGAGCCAGTGTCAATAT GTATATGTTTGAAGGAGGCACCAACTTCGGCTACTGGAATG GAGCTGATTTTAAGAACACATACAAGCCTATCACAACAAGCTACGATTATGACGCACCCATGACAGAGGCGGGGGATCCCACTGATAAATTAATGGCAATCCGATCTATAATTAGCAAG ttcCGATCAGTTCCAGAAGGTCCCTTTCCTCCTCCCACTCCAAAATATTACTATGGTTTAGTTTCTCTGAATAAG atTGGTGATCTTGTCGATTTTCTAGATGTTTTCTCAAGGGGTGAACCCTTTGTAACCCAGTACCCCATTACCTTTGAGGATGTGAAACAG GTATTTGGATTTGTGCTGTATAGGACCCACCTGCCCTTTGACATTCCGTTCTTCATTCCTCTTTCATCACAACTTAATGGAGTCCATGACCGGGCATACATTTCAGTTGGCGGG CGATTCTATGGTGTTCTGGAGAGAGACAGCATCAGTGATGTTAATGTGACCGGGAACGCAGGAGAATGGCTAGATGTTCTGGTGGAAAATATGGGCAGAATCAATTTTGGGGCAGACGTGAATGATTTTAAG GGTTTGGTGGGAAACCTGACTCTAGGGGGAGATATCCTCACAGACTGGGTGATGTACTCTCTTGATATAGATGGCCCAATCGCTGCAGGGTGGCCATATGTTCCAGATAATCACATACGGATGAATCCACAATGGCAGAGCAGAACTGGTGCAACTTTCTACAGTGGAACTTTTCAAATCACTGCAGTGGGAGACACATTCCTTAAACTTTCCAAATGGACAAAG GGACAAGTTTGGATAAATGGCTTTAACGTTGGAAGATACTGGCCTGCTCGAGGGCCTCAGATCACCCTGTATGTACCCAGCAATATTCTGAGCTTATCCCAACCGAATCGAATCACTATATTGGAATTGGAACGTGCACCAGATTGGCCCATAGCAGTCTTCCTTGACCGACCCATACTGAATGGCACTTTACCAAGAAGATGA